Below is a genomic region from Rhodospirillum centenum SW.
CCTCTTCATGCGCGAAGCGGCCCAGCACGACGTCGCGCGTCACCTCCTCGTCCGGGCTGCGGGCGCGCAGACTGTAGGTGCCGGGCAGGTCCACCACTTCGACACGGGCGCCGCCGGGGGTGACGAACTGCCCCATCTTGCGTTCCACCGTGACGCCCGGATAGTTCGCGACCTTCTGGCGGCTGCCGGTCAGGGCGTTGAACAGGGCGGTCTTGCCGCAGTTGGGGTTGCCGACGAGCGCAAGGCGCCGCGGCTCGGCGATGGCGGCGGTGGCGGACATGGGCGGTCTTTCGTTCAGCTCGGAAAGCGGGACGGGTCGGGCAGCGGGGCGGGCAGGGTCAGGGGCGGAGAGCGGGCGGCGGAAACAGGCCCGCCCGGCGCCCCCCGGAAAAAGACCCGCCACGCTGCCGGGCGGCGGGTCCGGCCGGTCGCGCCGTCAGGCGACCGGGGAGACCATCACGGCGCAGGCCTCGCGCCGGCGCAGCGCCACGGTATGCTCGTTCACGCGCACGGCGATGGGATCGCGGCCGAAGGTGCCCTCGTGCATGATCTCGATGCGGGCACCTTCCGACAGGCCCATTTCGAGCAGCCGGCGTTCCAGCTCGTCGGGGTGAAGCGACGTGGCGATCGCCTGGCCGTCGAGGGCGACGACCTCCGCGCGCTGTCCCCGATTCAGATCCCCCAGGCGGAGGCGGCTGTCGGCTGGAAGGCGGGCGTGCATGGTTCGGACCTCCTGAAGGGTGCCCGGAAGACCAGGGTGTGTCCGGGGCTGCGCGATCTTATACGACAATGCGAACAAGTCGCACCAGTAATGTGGCGTCACGCCGCGGAATCACCAGCCCCCGGCGGGAACGGACGCACCGTCCGGGCATGACCCGGCCGGCACGGCGCCGTTCTGCGCGCCCGGCGGGCGGCGGCGCAGTGCCGATCCGTCCTGCCGGCCATGCGGCGGCCGCGGGGCGCACCCGTGGGGGAGGCCGGACGTCAGACCGTGGGGCCGGTGGACGGCGGTACCGGGTCCGGCGGCCGGCTCATGGCCTGGGCGGTCCATTCCCGCATCAGGGCGTAGCCGAGGGCCAGCAGCACCGGCCCGATGAAGATGCCGATGACGCCGAAGGCCAGCACGCCGCCAAGCACGCCCATGAACACCAGCACCAGCGGCAGGGCCGAACCGCGGGAGATCAGGTAGGGCCGCAGCACGTTGTCCACGCTGCTGACGACGAAGAAGCCCCAGGCCGCCATGGCGACGGCCCAGCCGATCTCCCCTTCCGTCGCCAGCCAGACGGAGACGGGCACCCAGATCAGGGGCGGCCCCATGGGAATGACGGAGACGACGAAGGTCATGAAGCCCAGGAACGGTCCCCAGGGAATGCCGGCGACGACGAAGCCCAGCCCGGCCAGGATGCCCTGCGCCAGCGCGGTGCCCAGGATGCCGTAGATGACGCCCTGCACGGTACCGCCGGCCACCTCCAGCAGGTGATGGACGCGCGGGCCGGTGAAGCGTTCGATGGCGTAGGCCACCTGCCGGGCGATGTCGCGGCCGCCGCGGTAGAGGAAGAAGGCGATGAAGACGGCGGCCATCAGCTCCAGCACGCCGGCGCCGATGACGCTGCCGGCCGCCAGGGCCAGATCCGTCGCCGGCCGGATGCCGGAGCGCAGCAGCGTCAGAAGGTCCTGCCCGCCGGCCGTCAGATCGGCCCAGTAGCCGACCGCCCAGGGTCCGACCAGGGGCACGTCGCCCAGCCAGACGGGCGGCGGCGGCGGTCCGTTCTCGATGATCTGGCGGATGCCCGAACTGATGCCGCCGACGCTGTCCGCCAGCGTCGCCCCGACGATGGCGAAGGGCGCCACGATCACCAACGAAGACAGGGCCGTCATCAGGAAGGCGGCCAGATTCTTGCGGCCGCCGCAGGTCCGCTCCACCCAGAGATAGGCGGGCCAGGTGGCGTAGACGAGGATGACGGCCAGCAGCAGCGCCGACAGGAACGGCTTCACCACCAGGATGATGGCGGTGCCCAGCACGACCAGGGCGGCCATACCCAACGCGCGCTCGACCAGCTTATCGGTCGCCATGATCCCTCCAGCGGGGCGGATACATCCCGGATCGATGGTCTACCCGAAATCCGGCGGCACCAGAAGATGGCCGCGGTCGCCGCGGAAGCCGGGTCGGCCTGCGCCCTGCGCCGACCCGCGCGGTTGATCCCGGCCGGCCGGAGGTCCACTCTGCCGACTCCCTTTGGCCCCCGACCGCCCGTGACCGCAACGCCGCAGCACCGATCGCTCCGCACCCGCCGCCTGCTTCTACGCCCGCTGACGGTGGCGGATGCCCCTGCCCTGTTCCCGGTCTTCTCCGACCCCGACAGCATGCGCTGGTTCGGGGAGCTGCACCGGACCCAGGCCGACACCGAGGCGCTGTTCCACGACTACACCGTAGGGCCCTATGCCGCCGGGGCGCGGCAGTGGGCAATCCTGCCGGCGGCCGGCGGTGCCCCCGTGGGCAGCCTGTCGCTGCACCGGATGCAGCAGGGCATGTGCCAGACCGGCTACATCCTGGTCCCGGCCGCGCGCGGCCGCGGGCTGGCGTCGGAGGCGCTGGCCGCGGTGCTGACCCATGCCTTCCTGGAGCTGGGCCTGCACCGGGTGGAGGCGAAGGTGGACCCCGACAACATCGCCTCGCTGCGCACGGTGGAGCGGCTGGGCTTCGTCCGCGAGGCGCGCCTGCGCCGCTCCTTCCCCGCCCGCGACGAATGGCGCGACGAGGTGGTCTTCGGGCTGCTGGCGCGCGAGTGGCTGGACGGGGCGCCGGAAGTGGCCGACCTGATCAGGGCAGCGGGCGCGTCACCGTGACCGCACCGCGCAGGTCGCCCGCCCGGTAGCCGCGGGCCTGGTCCGCCGGATAGAGCTGGTCGAGCGCCGCCACCACCGCAGGCGCAAGGTCGGTGCCGTGGCAGGTGAGGCACGGGCTTTCGGCCGGAATGGCGATGGCCTTCATGTAGCGGAAGCTCCGGCCGCCCTCGGCCCCCGGCAGCACCTCCCAGTGCTCCAGCGTCGCCGGATCGGCGCCGGCGGCCTTGCGGCCGGCGAAGTCTTCCAGCACGGCGCGCTCCCACCCGTCGGGGGCATTGTCCGGGTTGCGCACCTTCAGGCTGGTGCGCCCGACCGTCATGCCGCCCTGGGACAGGGCGTCGGCGATGCCCGGGGCCACTTCGTTGCAGGTGCGGATCGCCCCGACCGGACCGTCGGCGGCAAGCGACGACTTCACCGCGGTCAGCAGATCGCGGGTCAGGGCCTGGGCCGCCGCCCGGCTCTCCGCCAGCGCCGCCTGCACGGGGTCGGCGGCCTGGGCCGTGGGGGCGGGCGCCTGGGCGGCAGGTATCTGGGCGAGGGCCGGCCCCATCAGGAGGGCCGCGGCGGCCGCGGCCGCGAGAAGGGGGCGGCGGAAGGGATGCTGCATGGCCGGTCTCTGTCCTGCTGAACGGGAACCGCCAGCATAGGGCAGAGCCGGCCGTTTTTCGAGCGGAACCAGAGGCTTGCGCCACCCTGTCCCGGTCAGGCCCGCGGCCGTCCCAGGCAAGATCGTTGCATATCCGGAACAAGAGGCGGAAACCGGCAATCCCCGCTGCAGCGGCGCAGCGAGCTGCCCCTAACCGATCGTTAACGATGCGGAATGGATACTCCCCCCGTGGTAACGGAGGATTCCATGGCCGCGGTCTTCTGGTTTCTGGTGATGGGCTATCTGATGGTGGGTATCGGCGAGCTGCTGCCCGTCCGCTTCCGCTCCAACCGGGACGACGCCCTGTCCCATCTGCACATCTGCGCCGTCGCCCTGGGCTACGCCCTGTCCTGGCCGGCCCGCTACGCCCGCTCCCCGCACGAGGAGTAGGCGCAGCCGGACCCGGGCGCGGTGCGGGCAGACGCGGCCGTCAGGGCCGCGCCCGTCACCGCCGCTGCCGGCACTGCCGCGGCCGTCACAGCCGCGCCAGCCGCTCCGTCAGCAGCGCGAAGAAGCCGTCGGCGTCCGCCTCGGTGATCCAGAGGGCGTTCTTCGGCCGCCCGGTGGTGCCCCAGCGGTCCACCACGGTCTGGCCGATGGTCAGCGGGCTCTGCGTCTCGATCTCGACGTTGCAGAGCTTGCCGCGGAACAGCTCCGGCTTCAGCAGCCAGGCGACGGTGCAGGGGTCGTGCAGCGGACCGCCGTCGGTGCCGTATTTGTGCTCGTCGTAGCGGTTGTAGAAATCCAGCATCTCGAAGGTGGCCTGGGCCACCCGGCTGCCCAGGGCGCGGATCGCCTCCTTGCGGGCGTGGGTGGTCAGC
It encodes:
- a CDS encoding FeoA family protein: MHARLPADSRLRLGDLNRGQRAEVVALDGQAIATSLHPDELERRLLEMGLSEGARIEIMHEGTFGRDPIAVRVNEHTVALRRREACAVMVSPVA
- a CDS encoding AI-2E family transporter codes for the protein MATDKLVERALGMAALVVLGTAIILVVKPFLSALLLAVILVYATWPAYLWVERTCGGRKNLAAFLMTALSSLVIVAPFAIVGATLADSVGGISSGIRQIIENGPPPPPVWLGDVPLVGPWAVGYWADLTAGGQDLLTLLRSGIRPATDLALAAGSVIGAGVLELMAAVFIAFFLYRGGRDIARQVAYAIERFTGPRVHHLLEVAGGTVQGVIYGILGTALAQGILAGLGFVVAGIPWGPFLGFMTFVVSVIPMGPPLIWVPVSVWLATEGEIGWAVAMAAWGFFVVSSVDNVLRPYLISRGSALPLVLVFMGVLGGVLAFGVIGIFIGPVLLALGYALMREWTAQAMSRPPDPVPPSTGPTV
- a CDS encoding GNAT family N-acetyltransferase, translating into MTATPQHRSLRTRRLLLRPLTVADAPALFPVFSDPDSMRWFGELHRTQADTEALFHDYTVGPYAAGARQWAILPAAGGAPVGSLSLHRMQQGMCQTGYILVPAARGRGLASEALAAVLTHAFLELGLHRVEAKVDPDNIASLRTVERLGFVREARLRRSFPARDEWRDEVVFGLLAREWLDGAPEVADLIRAAGASP
- a CDS encoding Tll0287-like domain-containing protein, whose protein sequence is MQHPFRRPLLAAAAAAALLMGPALAQIPAAQAPAPTAQAADPVQAALAESRAAAQALTRDLLTAVKSSLAADGPVGAIRTCNEVAPGIADALSQGGMTVGRTSLKVRNPDNAPDGWERAVLEDFAGRKAAGADPATLEHWEVLPGAEGGRSFRYMKAIAIPAESPCLTCHGTDLAPAVVAALDQLYPADQARGYRAGDLRGAVTVTRPLP